The following coding sequences lie in one Alloacidobacterium dinghuense genomic window:
- the gatA gene encoding Asp-tRNA(Asn)/Glu-tRNA(Gln) amidotransferase subunit GatA codes for MTVETAAAKPLSIGDIRNSIETRARNASTIAEACFHQIETRDSEIHAYLSTNRERALEQAARIDDLAAKGEPLPILAGVPVGVKDVLTIEGLQATAGSRILEGYRAPYTATAVSKLEAAGAIVLGKLNCDEFAMGSSNENSAYGPVHNPHALDRVPGGSSGGSAAAVAAGMAVATLGTDTGGSIRQPASFCGVVGILPTYGRVSRYGLIAFASSLDRIGPFTASVRDAATVLGVIAGHDPHDATSSPLPVPDYSADIDKGVKGLRLGVPSEYFAEGLEPEVRSAVEHSIDRLRAAGATIKPISLPHTRYAIPTYYIIATAEASANLARFDGVRYGFRAKNSDTLSAMYRRSRDGGFGAEVKRRIMLGTYALSAGYYDAYYKKAQQVRRLLTEDFLKAFTEVDAILTPTAPTPAFKIGEKVDDPVSMYLADIYTVTASLAGICGLSVPCGKSQEGLPIGLQILGKHFDEAMTLRVAQTLEASQK; via the coding sequence ATGACAGTCGAAACTGCAGCGGCCAAGCCGCTTTCCATTGGCGACATTCGCAATTCGATCGAAACACGCGCGCGCAACGCGAGCACCATAGCCGAGGCTTGCTTTCATCAGATCGAAACTCGTGATAGTGAGATCCACGCGTATCTCTCCACAAATCGTGAGCGGGCACTCGAACAAGCAGCTCGCATCGACGATCTCGCGGCGAAAGGTGAACCCCTGCCCATTCTGGCCGGTGTTCCTGTCGGCGTTAAAGATGTGCTCACGATTGAAGGACTACAGGCAACAGCCGGTTCCAGAATTCTCGAGGGCTACCGCGCGCCCTACACGGCAACCGCGGTCAGTAAGCTCGAAGCGGCGGGCGCGATTGTTCTTGGCAAGCTCAACTGCGACGAGTTCGCAATGGGCTCATCGAATGAAAACTCAGCCTACGGCCCCGTTCACAATCCGCACGCATTAGACCGCGTGCCCGGCGGATCAAGTGGCGGCTCGGCAGCCGCGGTAGCGGCAGGCATGGCCGTCGCAACGCTTGGCACTGATACTGGTGGTTCCATCCGTCAGCCGGCATCTTTCTGTGGTGTCGTGGGCATTCTGCCAACTTATGGACGCGTCTCGCGCTACGGCCTCATCGCATTTGCGTCGTCACTCGACCGAATCGGACCCTTCACGGCAAGTGTGCGCGATGCCGCGACGGTACTCGGCGTTATCGCAGGCCATGATCCGCACGATGCAACTTCATCACCGCTGCCCGTCCCGGACTACTCCGCAGACATCGATAAGGGCGTCAAAGGGCTGAGACTCGGCGTTCCTTCCGAGTACTTTGCTGAAGGACTCGAACCGGAAGTCCGCAGCGCAGTCGAACACAGCATCGATCGGTTGCGCGCAGCCGGCGCCACCATCAAGCCAATCTCGTTGCCACACACGCGCTACGCCATTCCGACGTATTACATCATCGCAACCGCTGAAGCCAGCGCAAATCTCGCGCGCTTCGACGGTGTGCGCTATGGCTTCCGCGCGAAGAACTCCGACACGTTGTCTGCCATGTACCGCCGATCACGCGACGGTGGATTTGGAGCCGAGGTTAAGCGCCGCATCATGCTCGGAACCTATGCATTGAGCGCCGGATATTACGACGCGTATTACAAAAAAGCTCAGCAGGTCCGTCGCTTGCTTACTGAAGACTTTCTGAAAGCATTCACTGAAGTGGACGCAATTCTCACGCCAACCGCGCCGACGCCCGCATTCAAGATTGGCGAGAAAGTCGATGACCCGGTGTCGATGTATCTGGCCGACATCTACACCGTCACAGCTAGTCTTGCAGGAATATGCGGTCTTTCCGTCCCTTGTGGAAAATCGCAGGAGGGTCTGCCCATTGGTTTGCAAATTCTAGGCAAACATTTCGATGAGGCCATGACTTTGCGCGTCGCACAGACGCTAGAAGCGTCACAAAAGTAG
- the gatC gene encoding Asp-tRNA(Asn)/Glu-tRNA(Gln) amidotransferase subunit GatC has protein sequence MSDSATVSVEDVRRVAELASLELTSEEEVRMLRDLNAILGHVSQLNELDTSAVEPMAQVSEVIGESQPQEALRPDEVRPCLDRSRVMASAPETDGTFFKVPKVIER, from the coding sequence ATGAGTGATTCCGCGACTGTATCAGTCGAAGACGTGCGTCGAGTGGCGGAGCTCGCCAGCTTGGAACTGACGTCCGAAGAAGAGGTCCGCATGCTGCGCGATCTGAACGCCATTCTCGGACACGTATCGCAATTGAACGAACTCGATACCTCGGCGGTTGAGCCCATGGCTCAAGTCAGCGAAGTGATTGGTGAAAGCCAACCTCAGGAAGCCCTGCGCCCGGACGAAGTAAGGCCATGCCTCGACCGTAGCCGTGTCATGGCAAGCGCTCCGGAGACGGACGGCACATTCTTCAAAGTCCCTAAAGTGATTGAACGGTAA
- a CDS encoding sugar transferase, which yields MERRLDVSSDATKLHAVSGTIYTRTTTYQPLEDHAWSLSDGKRLFDLVCASVGFVVFFPFMVLIACVVAVSSPGPIFFRQKRMGRWGTLFTIYKFRTMVANAEDGPCITVQGDCRITPIGALLRKFKLDELPQFVNVIKGEMSFIGPRPKLPHHESLHMPFRPGITGAATLAFRCEEELLRRVPEQELDLFYARTIKPLKAKLDWEYMQRATWWTDLGLLWCTATACLASRSAPAPVIEFPEQA from the coding sequence ATGGAGAGACGCCTCGACGTCTCGAGCGATGCAACAAAGTTGCATGCAGTTTCCGGAACGATCTACACGCGCACAACGACATATCAGCCGCTTGAGGATCATGCTTGGAGCCTGTCTGATGGCAAGCGTTTGTTCGATCTTGTCTGCGCGAGCGTCGGTTTCGTAGTCTTCTTTCCCTTTATGGTGCTGATCGCATGCGTAGTCGCTGTCAGCTCACCCGGACCGATTTTCTTCCGCCAGAAACGAATGGGCCGTTGGGGAACTTTGTTTACGATTTACAAATTCAGAACCATGGTTGCGAATGCAGAGGACGGTCCCTGCATTACGGTACAGGGCGATTGCAGAATCACTCCCATCGGAGCATTGCTGCGCAAGTTCAAGCTCGATGAACTTCCACAATTCGTCAATGTCATCAAGGGAGAAATGAGCTTCATCGGTCCACGGCCAAAGCTCCCTCATCACGAAAGCCTGCATATGCCGTTTCGTCCCGGCATCACCGGCGCAGCCACGCTCGCATTTCGGTGTGAAGAAGAATTGCTTCGTCGCGTACCCGAGCAGGAACTGGATCTCTTTTACGCTCGCACCATCAAACCGCTTAAAGCCAAGCTTGACTGGGAATATATGCAGCGCGCAACCTGGTGGACCGATCTCGGACTGCTGTGGTGCACCGCGACCGCGTGCCTCGCATCACGCAGCGCACCCGCGCCCGTGATCGAATTCCCTGAGCAAGCCTAG